A stretch of Arachis hypogaea cultivar Tifrunner chromosome 15, arahy.Tifrunner.gnm2.J5K5, whole genome shotgun sequence DNA encodes these proteins:
- the LOC140179319 gene encoding uncharacterized protein — protein sequence MSNSEDTTSTLMSNRPLQLQDRLLASCDRVFNAITHVRNTIFETTTIANGSFQSDMPNTHDCDKTEVNSSYKEVDRRGDKIDRTVAKGKGPRTFILYGKNYHLMGSLIPQEGDHAKFAQLYVFDTHNEIENCISAISGKNTDKVHKDIVRDLKIMLDQHNVLVKAFRMAGQKINGDATSVVKLRLLGKQENDGRRYNLPSTNEVAALIVGDFDLEKIDRDIVVETRSGRLQRINQLNPSYLRLQYPLLFPYGEDGFKEHIPVNKRRTNSTKGREDVMMKDFFAFRIQERLADGSPLLSVVYPHAHILVFLHRDDKYPTADNIDRIISAEIPNKDRDPLYYEAVEKYMMHGPCGSIRKDSLCMKNGKCIRHFPKKFVNNTTIDEDGYPVYRRRDDGKTVSKCGVELDNRYVVPHNRKLLLRYGTHINVEWCNQSRSIKYLFKYINKGNDRVTATFYSSGTTDVENDECDEFGKYLGTESTLETLLWYIWGPGEQPIIFQDHENLEDVAKKASVKESMFLGWFQANKKYSEAQSLTYSEFPSKFVWKPLLRKWFPRKSHSVIRRIFFVPPGSGEIYYLRLLLNFVRGPTSFEDIRTIDGILYLTFREACYAQGILDDDKEYIDAIEEASIWGSGQYLRKLFATLLFSNTITRPKHVWENTWKLLSDDILHKQRRLLNNQGNY from the exons ATGAGTAATTCTGAAG ataCTACATCTACTCTTATGTCAAATAGGCCACTTCAGTTGCAAGATAGACTACTAG CCTCTTGCGATAGAGTATTCAATGCAATTACACACGTAAGAAACACTATCTTTGAAACAACCACCATAGCAAACGGGAGCTTCCAGAGTGACATGCCAAACACTCATGATTGTGACAAAACAGAGGTTAACTCATCATACAAGGAAGTTGACAGAAGAG GTGATAAGATTGACCGAACGGTTGCAAAGGGTAAAGGTCCACGCACGTTTATTCTATATGGGAAAAACTACCATTTAATGGGAAGCCTCATACCACAAGAAGGGGATCATGCCAAATTTGCACAGCTATATGTCTTTGACACGCACAATGAGATTGAAAATTGCATTTCAGCAATAAG CGGAAAAAACACTGATAAAGTTCACAAAGACATTGTTAGAGATTTGAAGATCATGTTGGACCAACACAATGTGTTGGTAAAGGCATTTCGTATGGCTGGCCAAAAGATTAATGGTGATGCCACATCGGTAGTGAAGCTTAGATTGTTGGGAAAGCAGGAAAACGATGGTAGAAGGTATAACCTACCATCAACAAACGAGGTGGCAGCATTAATTGTGGGTGACTTTGATCTCGAAAAAATAGATAGGGATATTGTTGTCGAGACTCGAAGTGGAAGACTTCAGAGAATAAATCAGCTTAATCCTTCCTACTTAAGATTGCAGTATCCTTTGTTGTTTCCTTATGGGGAGGATGGTTTCAAGGAGCATATACCTGTTAACAAAAGACGTACTAACTCGACCAAGGGCCGCGAAGATGTAATGATGAAGGACTTTTTTGCATTTAGGATACAAGAAAGGTTAGCTGATGGTTCTCCATTGCT AAGCGTGGTCTACCCCCATGCACACATCTTGGTCTTCTTACATCGAGATGACAAGTATCCAACTGCAGATAATATTGATCGAATCATAAGTGCTGAAATACCAAATAAGGACAGAGATCCACTATACTATGAAGCTGTAGAAAAATACATGATGCACGGTCCATGTGGGAGCATCAGGAAAGACTCACTGTGCATGAAGAATGGAAAGTGCATTAGACACTTTCCTAAGAAATTTGTCAACAACACTACTATTGACGAGGATGGATATCCTGTTTACAGGCGAAGAGATGATGGAAAGACAGTTAGCAAATGTGGGGTTGAACTTGACAATCGTTATGTTGTCCCACACAATAGGAAGCTTCTTTTGAGATATGGGACACACATTAACGTTGAATGGTGCAACCAATCAAGATCAATCAAGTACTTATTCAAGTATATTAATAAAGGAAACGATCGAGTAACTGCCACATTTTACAGCAGTGGCACAACCGATGTAGAGAATGATGAGTGTGATGAA TTTGGAAAATATTTGGGTACGGAATCCACTTTAGAGACCCTTCTGTGGTATATTTGGGGTCCAGGTGAGCAACCTATTATTTTTCAAGATCATGAAAATCTAGAAGATGTTGCTAAGAAGGCTTCTGTGAAGGAATCTATGTTTCTTGGATGGTTCCAGGCAAACAAGAAGTACAGTGAGGCTCAGAGTTTAACATATTCAGAATTCCCATCCAAGTTTGTGTGGAAGCCACTACTAAGGAAATGGTTCCCACGCAAGTCTCATTCAGTTATTAGACGGATATTCTTTGTGCCGCCAGGATCAGGAGAAATATACTATCTTCGATTACTCCTAAATTTTGTGAGAGGCCCAACTAGCTTTGAGGATATTAGAACTATTGACGGTATTCTATACCTTACATTTAGAGAAGCATGTTATGCACAAGGTATTCTAGATGATGACAAGGAATATATCGATGCTATTGAGGAAGCAAGTATCTGGGGGTCGGGTCAATATCTCAGGAAACTATTTGCAACATTGTTGTTTTCAAACACCATAACTAGACCAAAACATGTATGGGAAAACACATGGAAATTACTTTCGGATGATATCCTACATAAACAAAGGAGGTTACTTAACAACCAAGGTAATTACTGA